From a single Brassica napus cultivar Da-Ae chromosome C9, Da-Ae, whole genome shotgun sequence genomic region:
- the LOC111213548 gene encoding probable copper-transporting ATPase HMA5 yields the protein MALTSIGEETYSARHPLLQKNKFGGGCRSSSEEEATSKAVFRVVGMTCSACAGPVEEAIKRLRGIHEAVIDVLNNQAQVLFNPNFVNLEKICETIQDAGFEASLIENEANETSIKVCRIRINGMTCSSCSSTIERVLRVTNGVQRAHVSLALEEAEVHYDRRLGDHDKLLDEIESAGFEALLISTGEDLSKIDLKIVGECVDESIKTLLEALPGVQSVEFHHGTDKIISVLYKHDVTGPRSFIRVFGRTKLKATIFSAGEEGRESQRQVEIKKYYKSFIWSLVFTVPVFLTAMVFMYIPWINHLLMFKVINMLNTGEIIRCVLATPVQFLIGWRFYYGSYKALRRGSANMDVLIALGTNAAYFYSLYSVLRAASSPGFKGEDFFETSSMLITFILLGKYLEVMAKGKTSDAISKLMKLTPDTAILLSLDSEGQVTGEEEIDGRLIQKNDVIKILPGVKVASDGYVVWGKSHVDESMMTGEANLVAKRKGDTVIGGTLNANGVLHVKVTRVGSESALAQIIRLVESAQLAKAPVQKLADTISKFFVPLVISFSLLTWLVWFFAGKLHWYSESWIPASMDRFELALQFGISVMVVACPCALGLATPTAVMVGTGVGASQGVLIKGGQALERAHMVNCIVFDKTGTLTMGKPVVVKTKLLKNMTLGEFYELVAATEVNSEHPLAKAIVNHAKKFRDDEENPAWPQAHEFLSITGNGVKATVKGREVMVGNKNLMSQHGVYIPEDAEEMLAEAEEMAQTGILVSVNRELTGLLAVSDPLKPSARAAISILKSMNIASIMVTGDNWGTANAIAREVGIDSVMAEAKPKQKAEKVKELQASGHVVAMVGDGINDAPALVAADVGIAIGAGTDIAIEAADIVLMKSNLEDVITAIDLSKKTFSRIRLNYVWALGYNLIGIPIAAGVLFPWTHLRLPPWFAGAAMAASSVSVVCSSLLLKNYKRPKMLDNLEICEVLVERV from the exons ATGGCGCTCACATCCATTGGGGAAGAGACGTACAGTGCACGGCATCCTTTGCTGCAAAAAAACAAGTTCGGCGGCGGATGCAGATCATCGTCAGAAGAGGAGGCCACTTCCAAGGCAGTGTTCCGCGTCGTCGGGATGACTTGTTCTGCTTGCGCTGGACCCGTCGAGGAGGCTATTAAGCGGCTCCGAGGGATTCATGAAGCTGTCATTGACGTGCTGAACAATCAAGCTCAAGTCCTTTTCAACCCTAACTTTGTCAACCTGGAGAAAATTTGTGAGACTATTCAAGATGCTGGATTCGAAGCATCACTGATAGAAAACGAGGCTAATGAGACGTCCATAAAAGTATGCCGGATAAGAATAAACGGAATGACATGTAGCTCATGTTCTTCGACCATAGAACGAGTTCTGCGAGTAACTAACGGTGTACAAAGAGCCCATGTTTCCCTAGCACTTGAAGAAGCCGAAGTTCATTATGATCGGAGACTAGGTGACCATGACAAACTACTGGACGAGATAGAAAGCGCTGGATTTGAAGCCCTACTTATAAGCACAGGCGAGGATTTGAGCAAGATTGATTTAAAGATTGTTGGTGAGTGTGTTGATGAATCCATCAAAACATTACTTGAAGCTCTTCCTGGAGTTCAAAGTGTGGAGTTCCATCATGGAACAGATAAGATCATATCCGTGTTGTACAAACATGATGTGACCGGGCCAAGGAGTTTCATTAGGGTCTTTGGTCGGACCAAACTCAAAGCGACAATATTCTCTGCGGGAGAGGAAGGCAGAGAGTCTCAGAGGCAAGTGGAGATTAAGAAGTACTATAAGTCGTTTATTTGGAGTCTGGTTTTTACTGTACCAGTGTTCTTGACAGCCATGGTGTTTATGTACATCCCTTGGATTAATCATTTGCTGATGTTCAAGGTCATCAATATGCTCAACACTGGAGAAATCATAAGGTGTGTTTTGGCTACTCCTGTCCAGTTTTTAATAGGTTGGAGGTTTTATTATGGCTCTTACAAAGCTTTACGCCGAGGATCTGCTAACATGGATGTCTTGATAGCTCTGGGAACAAACGCAGCTTATTTCTACTCATTGTATTCAGTGTTGAGAGCTGCATCCTCTCCTGGTTTCAAGGGAGAAGATTTCTTTGAAACTAGTTCCATGCTCATCACTTTTATCTTGCTAGGCAAGTATCTGGAGGTTATGGCTAAAGGGAAAACTTCTGATGCAATCTCAAAGCTTATGAAGTTAACACCGGATACAGCCATATTGTTGAGTTTGGACAGTGAAGGGCAAGTGACTGGTGAAGAAGAGATTGATGGTCGGTTGATACAGAAGAACGATGTTATCAAGATCCTTCCTGGTGTCAAAGTAGCTTCAGATGGTTATGTTGTATGGGGGAAAAGTCATGTGGATGAGAGTATGATGACTGGAGAGGCAAATCTAGTGGCTAAGAGAAAGGGTGATACAGTTATAGGAGGGACTTTGAATGCGAACGGAGTGTTGCACGTTAAGGTTACAAGGGTTGGTTCAGAGAGTGCACTTGCACAGATTATTCGGCTTGTTGAGTCTGCTCAGCTTGCCAAGGCTCCTGTACAAAAGTTGGCTGATACGATCTCCAAATTCTTTGTTCCCCTGGTGATCTCCTTCTCGCTCTTGACTTGGCTTGTGTGGTTCTTTGCTGGTAAGCTCCACTGGTACTCTGAATCTTGGATACCTGCTTCTATGGATAGATTTGAACTAGCTCTTCAGTTTGGGATATCAGTCATGGTTGTAGCCTGCCCCTGTGCTCTTGGGCTGGCTACTCCAACTGCTGTTATGGTTGGCACTGGGGTTGGTGCATCCCAAGGTGTGTTGATAAAGGGTGGTCAAGCCCTAGAAAGGGCTCACATG GTTAACTGCATTGTCTTTGACAAGACAGGAACACTCACGATGGGGAAGCCCGTGGTTGTTAAAACAAAACTACTGAAAAACATGACACTCGGAGAGTTCTATGAACTTGTTGCCGCAACTGAG GTAAACAGTGAGCATCCTCTAGCAAAGGCCATCGTCAACCATGCCAAGAAATTCAGAGATGATGAAGAGAACCCTGCATGGCCGCAAGCACATGAGTTCTTGTCTATCACTGGAAACGGAGTAAAAGCAACCGTTAAAGGAAGAGAGGTTATGGTGGGAAACAAGAACCTTATGTCTCAGCATGGAGTTTATATTCCAGAGGATGCTGAAGAGATGCTAGCAGAAGCTGAGGAGATGGCTCAGACAGGGATTCTTGTCTCTGTGAACAGAGAACTAACAGGACTCTTGGCTGTCTCGGATCCTCTAAAACCTAGTGCTCGAGCAGCCATCTCCATTTTAAAATCCATGAATATCGCAAGCATCATGGTGACTGGTGACAACTGGGGAACTGCAAATGCCATTGCTCGTGAAGTTGGTATTGACTCTGTTATGGCAGAAGCCAAACCCAAGCAGAAAGCAGAGAAAGTGAAGGAGCTACAG GCTTCGGGTCATGTTGTGGCGATGGTGGGTGATGGAATCAATGATGCCCCTGCCCTTGTGGCGGCTGACGTAGGGATAGCAATTGGGGCAGGGACCGACATAGCCATAGAAGCTGCTGACATAGTTCTGATGAAGAGCAATCTAGAAGACGTGATAACAGCCATTGATCTTTCCAAAAAAACCTTTTCAAGAATCCGTCTCAACTACGTATGGGCTCTCGGGTATAACCTCATAGGGATACCCATTGCTGCAGGAGTGCTTTTCCCGTGGACACATCTCAGGTTGCCTCCGTGGTTTGCTGGTGCTGCAATGGCTGCTTCTTCTGTTAGTGTTGTGTGTTCTTCCCTCTTGTTAAAGAACTACAAGCGGCCAAAGATGCTCGATAATCTGGAGATCTGTGAGGTTCTAGTTGAGCGAGTTTAG
- the LOC106441116 gene encoding probable NADH dehydrogenase [ubiquinone] 1 alpha subcomplex subunit 5, mitochondrial translates to MFLRSIGRPLLAKVKQTTGIVGLDVVSNARAVLIDLYTKTLKEIQAVPEDEGYRKAVESFTRHRLNVCKEEEDWEAIEKRLGCGQVEELIEEAQDELTLIGKMIEWDPWGVPDDYECEVIENDAPIPKHVPQHRPGPLPEDFYRTLEGLISESKTKIPAASSTDPLLKE, encoded by the exons ATGTTCCTTCGGTCAATCGGACGGCCATTATTGGCTAAAGTGAAGCAGACGACGGGAATCGTCGGGCTTGACGTTGTATCGAACGCGAGGGCGGTGCTGATCGATCTCTATACCAAAACCTTGAAGGAGATCCAAGCGGTGCCGGAGGATGAAGGATACCGAAAAGCTGTCGAATCGTTTACGCGCCACCGTCTCAATGTCTGCAAGGAAGAGGAAGACTGGGAGGCAATCGAGAAGCGTCTTGGTTGCGGCCAAGTGGAAGAGCTCATCGAAGAGGCACAAGATGAGCTCACACTCATTGGGAAAATGATCG aATGGGACCCTTGGGGTGTTCCAGATGACTACGAGTGTGAGGTAATTGAGAATGATGCACCGATCCCAAAGCACGTTCCTCAGCACCGACCTGGTCCTCTTCCTGAGGATTTCTACAGAACCCTTGAAGGTCTAATTTCAGAGTCCAAAACAAAAATCCCGGCTGCTAGCTCCACCGATCCCCTGTTGAAGGAGTAA
- the LOC125592435 gene encoding uncharacterized protein LOC125592435, producing the protein MGDDSQAHDKCLEMKKDIRCPMLTSTNYTVWSMRMKVMLRLYEVWDTIYPGSNDAKKNNMAIALIFQSVPEALILQIGEHDTSKKIWEAIKSRNLGADRVREARLQTLMSEFEKLKMTDTDTVDDYAGKLSGLASRAAALGEIMEASKLVKKFLKGLPRTKFIHIVASLEQVLDLNSTGFEDIVGRLKAFEERIKEETQDEDQTKLMFVKNDAQGRGSHSNSRGRGRGRGYGGRGRGRGRSNGSDGHNKGGEASDKTK; encoded by the coding sequence ATGGGAGACGATTCTCAAGCACATGATAAATgtcttgagatgaagaaggacatacgATGTCCGATGCTAACATCGACCAACTACACCGTATGGTCGATGCGAATGAAAGTGATGCTTCGTTTATACGAAGTTTGGGATACAATTTATCCAGGGAGTAACgatgcaaagaagaacaatatggcgATTGCTCTAATCTTTCAATCAGTCCCGGAGGCGCTAATACTTCAGATTGGAGAACATGATACATCGAAGAAGATTTGGGAAGCTATCAAATCCCGTAACCTAGGTGCTGATCGCGTGAGAGAAGCAAGGTTACAAACTTTGATGTCTGAGTTCGAAAAACTGAAgatgacagacacagacacggtggatgactacgcaggaaaactttcaggcttagcatcgagagcagccgcgttaggagagataatggaagcatcaaagctggtaaagaagtttctGAAGGGACTTCCAAGAACGAAGTTCATTCACATCGTAGCTTCGTTAGAACAAGTGTTGGATCTAAATTCAACAGGATTCGAAGACATTGTTGGGAGATTGAAGGCTTTCGAAGAACGCATCAAAGAAGAAACCCAAGATGAAGATCAAACGAAGCTAATGTTTGTAAAGAATGATGCACAAGGTCGTGGAAGCCATAGCAACTCgcgaggaagaggcagaggtagaggttatggtggaagaggaagaggacgaggaaggtctaatggttctgatggtcataacaaaggaggagaagcttcagacaagaccaag